DNA from Paraburkholderia sp. PGU19:
CTGCTCAGCGTGCCCAGATACTGCGTCTTGGCCTGCTGAAGGTCCAGTTCATCCGTCTCGCCGCTCTTGAAGAGCTTTTGCGCGATGTCGAAACTGCGCTTCTGCAACTGGGCGTTTTCGCGCGCGATGCGCAGGCGCGCCTCGGCCGTGCGCAGCGTGAAATAGGTATCGGCGACCTGCGCGTGTAACAGGACCAACGCGGCGTCGCGATTCGCTTGTGCGGCAAAGAACGCGGCATCGGCCGACTCTATCGCACGGCTAAAACGCCCCCAGAAGTCGAGTTCCCAGCCGATGCTGAAGCCCGCGCCGTACTGCAAGTAGGCACCCGAGCGCGGGTTGAATCCATCCGAGTTCTTGCGCGCCGAGTAAAGCACTTCGCCATTGACCTGCTGCACCTGGGGATACCGTCCCGCAAGCGCGATGCCGAGCTGCGCGCGAGCCTCGATCACCCGCAGGCCCGCAATCTTCAGGTCGCCGTTGTTTGCATCGGCTTGCGCGATCAGACGCTCGAGGTTCTCGTCGCCGAAAATCTGCCACCACTGACGCGCATCGGGTTGCGCCGCCTGCTGCGTGACCTGCCCGATCGATGTGCTGCTCCAGTGCTCGCTCCACGCCTCATGCTGCGGATGAAAGTCCGGACCCACGCGCATGCACCCGCTCAGGAAGCCTGTGACGCTGCCGATCAGCAATACTGCCCGAAACGGCATCGCCACCCCGCATGGGAGCATTGAAGGCGACACGGCGTGGTCTCTGGAGACTTAGGGTTGTTCGGGATTCTGGCGCTGCCCGGATGCCGGCTGGTCTTTCACCCATCGCCAGAACAGCTGGTAACCCACCGCGAGCATCACGGGACCGATAAAGAGGCCGATGACGCCGCCCGTCACCATGCCCCCGATCGCACCGATCAGCACCACGGGCATCGGCACCGCGACGCCACGGCCCAGCAACAGTGGTTTGAGCACGTTATCGGCGAGGCCGGCAACGAAAACGTAGACCGAGAATATGATGGTCGCCGTGCTCACGCCCTCCGTAACAATCACGAAAATGATGACGGGCACGGTGATCAGCGTCGCGGGTAACTGCATGATGCCGATCAGCAGCACGGCGAGCGCGAGCAGGCCGGCCCCGGGAATACCCATGACGATGAAGGCAATGCCGATGAGCAGCATCTGGATGAACGCAATGCCGACCACGCCCTGCGCCACTGCCCGAATGGTCGATGTGCACAAATCGGCAATCTGCTGGCCGTTTTCGGGACCTGAGATGCGCGAGGCAATCTGCACTGAAGATTGATAGCCCTTCTCTCCATGCGCCATGAAAATGCCCGCGACGATCAGCGCAATGAAAAAGACCAGCAGTCCCGCACCCAGCCCTGTGACCGTGCCGAGGATTGCGAGCCCGGCTTCCTTGAGCTGAGGTGCGAACTTCTGCGCGAGCCCGGTGAGATCGGTCGAAGCCTGCGTCCAGAAGTCAAAAACCCGCTGGCCGATCAACGGCCACGCGGCCACGGATTGCGCCGGTGGCGGAATCTGGAAGCTGCCGCTCTTAAAAATGGCCATCGCCCGCTCGATCGAATTGGCCACCGCGACGCCCAGCAAATAGGTCGGCACGAGTATCACCACGAACGCGCAGAGGATGATCAATGTGGCGATCAGGCCATCCTTGCCGGCGAG
Protein-coding regions in this window:
- a CDS encoding AI-2E family transporter; protein product: MLITPDTQRVLSRQLLDVLIRAGLVAVLAIFCFRIFVPFLDLMVWALILAITLYPLQVRLRRSLAGKDGLIATLIILCAFVVILVPTYLLGVAVANSIERAMAIFKSGSFQIPPPAQSVAAWPLIGQRVFDFWTQASTDLTGLAQKFAPQLKEAGLAILGTVTGLGAGLLVFFIALIVAGIFMAHGEKGYQSSVQIASRISGPENGQQIADLCTSTIRAVAQGVVGIAFIQMLLIGIAFIVMGIPGAGLLALAVLLIGIMQLPATLITVPVIIFVIVTEGVSTATIIFSVYVFVAGLADNVLKPLLLGRGVAVPMPVVLIGAIGGMVTGGVIGLFIGPVMLAVGYQLFWRWVKDQPASGQRQNPEQP